From a single Nicotiana tabacum cultivar K326 chromosome 8, ASM71507v2, whole genome shotgun sequence genomic region:
- the LOC107796173 gene encoding protein BUNDLE SHEATH DEFECTIVE 2, chloroplastic-like, whose amino-acid sequence MANSLCLTPLASFNSVNKPGLINGNCTGRNIQWIKDVIYSSKSSLRVLEVKATDSDQNAKSRSIICKNCDGNGAVLCSQCKGIGVNSEDYFSGRFKAGELCWLCGGKKDMLCGDCNGAGFLGGFMSTFDE is encoded by the exons ATGGCAAATTCTCTGTGTTTAACACCTTTAGCTTCCTTCAACTCTGTCAATAAACCAG GTCTAATTAATGGGAATTGCACTGGAAGAAATATTCAATGGATTAAAGATGTTATCTACAGCTCCAAGAGTTCCTTAAGAGTTTTGGAAGTGAAG GCCACTGACAGTGACCAAAATGCAAAATCAAGGAGCATCATCTGTAAAAATTGTGATGGAAATG GTGCAGTGTTGTGCTCACAATGTAAAGGCATTGGTGTTAACTCCGAAGATTATTTCAGTGGGCGGTTCAAAGCTGGTGAACTGTGTTGGCTGTGCGG AGGTAAGAAAGATATGCTATGTGGCGACTGCAATGGTGCTGGATTTCTTGGTGGATTTATGAGTACGTTCGATGAGTAG
- the LOC107796172 gene encoding protein BUNDLE SHEATH DEFECTIVE 2, chloroplastic produces MANSLCFTPLASFNSVNKPGLNLINGNCTGGKIQWIKDVTYSSKSNLRVVEVKATDSDKDTKVRSIVCQNCDGNGAVSCSQCKGSGVNSVDHFNGRFKAGGLCWLCRGKKDVLCGDCNGAGFLGGFMSTFDE; encoded by the exons ATGGCAAATTCTCTGTGTTTCACACCTTTAGCTTCATTCAACTCTGTCAATAAACCAG GTCTAAATCTGATTAATGGGAATTGCACTGGAGGAAAGATTCAATGGATCAAAGATGTTACCTACAGCTCCAAGAGTAACTTGAGAGTTGTGGAAGTgaag GCCACTGACAGTGATAAAGACACGAAAGTAAGGAGCATAGTCTGTCAAAATTGTGATGGAAATG GTGCAGTGTCGTGCTCACAGTGCAAAGGCTCTGGGGTTAACTCTGTAGATCATTTCAACGGGCGGTTCAAAGCTGGTGGACTATGTTGGTTGTGCAG AGGTAAAAAAGATGTGTTATGTGGTGACTGCAATGGTGCTGGATTTCTTGGTGGATTTATGAGTACGTTCGATGAGTAG